The following coding sequences lie in one Glycine soja cultivar W05 chromosome 16, ASM419377v2, whole genome shotgun sequence genomic window:
- the LOC114389076 gene encoding uncharacterized protein LOC114389076, with product MVVLARKKRVTDPFDDEAKARLVGGGDHRQLSYVSSGSEHSGNGDGHSPCLSELVHDFLEDNGDSENNNSAGNEFDSERVDSVTDCIDSVEELLMLNASNVSDSYKSLLLEHASEASEKFEFLKEGNVSSHRRNAMSFLREKGHNAAICKTRWDSSGGVTAGNYEFIDVVQSGPATWHKRYFVDLDFVAQFEIARPTSEYLEFLNYVPRIFVGTEEELKRTVRVLCGVARRCFGKRGLSLPPWRKNRYMQNKWFGPYRRTANPVHGNPVPTVVSALSGAKCRFVGFDDAFRRPDMAVWL from the coding sequence ATGGTGGTTTTAGCGAGAAAGAAACGAGTCACTGATCCGTTCGACGACGAAGCCAAAGCACGTCTCGTCGGCGGCGGCGACCACCGGCAATTGAGCTACGTCAGCAGCGGGAGCGAACATTCCGGCAACGGCGACGGACACTCGCCGTGTCTCTCCGAGCTCGTGCATGATTTCCTCGAGGACAATGGCGACTCGGAGAACAACAACTCAGCGGGGAACGAGTTCGACTCGGAGCGAGTCGACTCCGTCACAGACTGCATTGACTCAGTGGAGGAGCTTCTCATGTTAAACGCATCCAACGTTTCAGACTCTTATAAGAGCTTGCTTCTCGAGCATGCTTCGGAGGCATCAGAGAAGTTCGAGTTTTTGAAAGAAGGAAACGTTTCGTCGCATCGCCGAAACGCGATGTCGTTTCTGCGCGAGAAGGGGCACAATGCGGCGATTTGCAAAACGCGGTGGGACTCTTCCGGTGGAGTAACTGCAGGTAACTATGAATTCATCGACGTGGTGCAATCTGGGCCGGCTACGTGGCACAAAAGGTACTTCGTGGACCTTGATTTCGTGGCCCAGTTCGAGATCGCACGGCCCACAAGCGAGTACTTAGAGTTTCTTAATTATGTGCCGCGAATATTCGTTGGGACGGAGGAGGAGCTAAAACGCACCGTGCGGGTGTTGTGCGGAGTTGCGAGGCGTTGTTTTGGGAAGAGAGGGTTAAGTCTGCCTCCATGGAGGAAGAACCGGTACATGCAGAACAAGTGGTTCGGTCCGTATCGGAGAACCGCGAACCCGGTTCACGGAAACCCGGTTCCAACGGTCGTGTCTGCGTTGAGTGGGGCCAAATGTAGGTTCGTGGGGTTCGACGACGCGTTTCGGAGGCCAGACATGGCGGTGTGGTTGTAA